Proteins encoded in a region of the Globicephala melas chromosome 1, mGloMel1.2, whole genome shotgun sequence genome:
- the SYT2 gene encoding synaptotagmin-2 isoform X2: MGRPSATMRNIFKRNQEPMVAPTTTTTTMPAEPLDNSTESGGAREGKGDLFATLKDRFFNEMVKLPLPPWALGAIAVLLGLLLLACCFCICKKCCWKKKKNKKEKGKGAKNAMNMKDMKGGQDDDDAETGLTEGEGEGEAEEPENLGKLQFSLDYDFQANQLTVGVLQAAELPALDMGGTSDPYVKVFLLPDKKKKYETKVHRKTLNPAFNETFTFKVPYQELGGKTLVMAIYDFDRFSKHDIIGEVKVPMNTVDLGQPIEEWRDLQGGEKEEPEKLGDICTSLRYVPTAGKLTVCILEAKNLKKMDVGGLSDPYVKIHLMQNGKRLKKKKTTVKKKTLNPYFNESFSFEIPFEQIQKVQVVVTVLDYDKLGKNEAIGKIFVGSSATGTELRHWSDMLANPRRPIAQWHSLKPEEEVDALLGKNK; the protein is encoded by the exons CCGTCCCTCTGCCACCATGAGGAACATCTTCAAGAGGAACCAGGAGCCCATGGtggctcccaccaccaccaccaccaccatgcctGCTGAGCCCCTGGACAACTCCACCGAGAGTGGAGGCGCCAGGGAGGGCAAGGGGGACCTGTTTGCCACGTTGAAGGACCGATTCTTCAATGAGATGGTCAAGCTCCCTC TGCCCCCCTGGGCGCTGGGCGCCATCGCGGTGCTCCTGGGCCTTCTGCTCCTCGCCTGCTGCTTCTGCATCTGCAAGAAGTGCTgctggaagaagaagaagaacaagaaggAGAAGGGCAAGGGCGCCAAGAACGCCATGAACATGAAGGACATGAAGGGTGGCCAG GACGATGACGACGCCGAGACGGGCCTGACGGAGGGCGAGGGCGAGGGTGAGGCCGAGGAGCCGGAGAACCTGGGGAAGCTGCAGTTCTCCCTGGACTACGACTTCCAGGCCAACCAG CTCACCGTGGGCGTCCTGCAGGCCGCGGAGCTCCCCGCCCTGGACATGGGCGGCACCTCGGACCCTTATGTCAAGGTCTTCCTCCTTccagacaagaagaagaaatatgagACCAAAGTCCATCGGAAGACGCTGAACCCCGCCTTCAATGAGACTTTCACCTTCAAG GTGCcctaccaggagctggggggcaAGACCCTGGTGATGGCCATCTACGACTTTGACCGCTTCTCCAAACACGACATCATCGGGGAGGTGAAGGTGCCCATGAACACCGTGGACCTGGGGCAGCCCATCGAGGAGTGGAGGGACCTGCAGGGcggagagaaggaggag CCGGAGAAGCTGGGTGACATCTGCACCTCGTTGCGCTACGTGCCCACGGCTGGGAAGCTCACCGTCTGCATCCTGGAGGCCAAGAACCTCAAGAAGATGGACGTGGGTGGCCTTTCAG ACCCCTACGTGAAGATCCACCTGATGCAGAACGGCAAGAGGCTCAAGAAGAAGAAGACGACAGTGAAGAAGAAGACCCTGAACCCGTACTTCAACGAGTCCTTCAGCTTCGAGATCCCCTTCGAGCAGATCCAG AAAGTCCAGGTGGTGGTCACCGTGCTGGATTACGACAAGCTGGGCAAGAACGAAGCCATCGGCAAGATCTTCGTGGGCAGCAGCGCCACGGGCACGGAGCTGCGGCACTGGTCCGACATGCTGGCCAACCCCCGCCGGCCCATCGCCCAGTGGCACTCACTGAAGCCCGAGGAGGAGGTGGACGCGCTGCTGGGCAAGAACAAGTAG
- the SYT2 gene encoding synaptotagmin-2 isoform X3, translating to MRNIFKRNQEPMVAPTTTTTTMPAEPLDNSTESGGAREGKGDLFATLKDRFFNEMVKLPLPPWALGAIAVLLGLLLLACCFCICKKCCWKKKKNKKEKGKGAKNAMNMKDMKGGQDDDDAETGLTEGEGEGEAEEPENLGKLQFSLDYDFQANQLTVGVLQAAELPALDMGGTSDPYVKVFLLPDKKKKYETKVHRKTLNPAFNETFTFKVPYQELGGKTLVMAIYDFDRFSKHDIIGEVKVPMNTVDLGQPIEEWRDLQGGEKEEPEKLGDICTSLRYVPTAGKLTVCILEAKNLKKMDVGGLSDPYVKIHLMQNGKRLKKKKTTVKKKTLNPYFNESFSFEIPFEQIQKVQVVVTVLDYDKLGKNEAIGKIFVGSSATGTELRHWSDMLANPRRPIAQWHSLKPEEEVDALLGKNK from the exons ATGAGGAACATCTTCAAGAGGAACCAGGAGCCCATGGtggctcccaccaccaccaccaccaccatgcctGCTGAGCCCCTGGACAACTCCACCGAGAGTGGAGGCGCCAGGGAGGGCAAGGGGGACCTGTTTGCCACGTTGAAGGACCGATTCTTCAATGAGATGGTCAAGCTCCCTC TGCCCCCCTGGGCGCTGGGCGCCATCGCGGTGCTCCTGGGCCTTCTGCTCCTCGCCTGCTGCTTCTGCATCTGCAAGAAGTGCTgctggaagaagaagaagaacaagaaggAGAAGGGCAAGGGCGCCAAGAACGCCATGAACATGAAGGACATGAAGGGTGGCCAG GACGATGACGACGCCGAGACGGGCCTGACGGAGGGCGAGGGCGAGGGTGAGGCCGAGGAGCCGGAGAACCTGGGGAAGCTGCAGTTCTCCCTGGACTACGACTTCCAGGCCAACCAG CTCACCGTGGGCGTCCTGCAGGCCGCGGAGCTCCCCGCCCTGGACATGGGCGGCACCTCGGACCCTTATGTCAAGGTCTTCCTCCTTccagacaagaagaagaaatatgagACCAAAGTCCATCGGAAGACGCTGAACCCCGCCTTCAATGAGACTTTCACCTTCAAG GTGCcctaccaggagctggggggcaAGACCCTGGTGATGGCCATCTACGACTTTGACCGCTTCTCCAAACACGACATCATCGGGGAGGTGAAGGTGCCCATGAACACCGTGGACCTGGGGCAGCCCATCGAGGAGTGGAGGGACCTGCAGGGcggagagaaggaggag CCGGAGAAGCTGGGTGACATCTGCACCTCGTTGCGCTACGTGCCCACGGCTGGGAAGCTCACCGTCTGCATCCTGGAGGCCAAGAACCTCAAGAAGATGGACGTGGGTGGCCTTTCAG ACCCCTACGTGAAGATCCACCTGATGCAGAACGGCAAGAGGCTCAAGAAGAAGAAGACGACAGTGAAGAAGAAGACCCTGAACCCGTACTTCAACGAGTCCTTCAGCTTCGAGATCCCCTTCGAGCAGATCCAG AAAGTCCAGGTGGTGGTCACCGTGCTGGATTACGACAAGCTGGGCAAGAACGAAGCCATCGGCAAGATCTTCGTGGGCAGCAGCGCCACGGGCACGGAGCTGCGGCACTGGTCCGACATGCTGGCCAACCCCCGCCGGCCCATCGCCCAGTGGCACTCACTGAAGCCCGAGGAGGAGGTGGACGCGCTGCTGGGCAAGAACAAGTAG
- the SYT2 gene encoding synaptotagmin-2 isoform X1, whose product MGAPWYAPGCCPCHRLSPLGRQKGEGTEVCNLTWVYNAGCGSRAGPRPSFLSLRGRGCPSAADPISLWAVPPWALGAIAVLLGLLLLACCFCICKKCCWKKKKNKKEKGKGAKNAMNMKDMKGGQDDDDAETGLTEGEGEGEAEEPENLGKLQFSLDYDFQANQLTVGVLQAAELPALDMGGTSDPYVKVFLLPDKKKKYETKVHRKTLNPAFNETFTFKVPYQELGGKTLVMAIYDFDRFSKHDIIGEVKVPMNTVDLGQPIEEWRDLQGGEKEEPEKLGDICTSLRYVPTAGKLTVCILEAKNLKKMDVGGLSDPYVKIHLMQNGKRLKKKKTTVKKKTLNPYFNESFSFEIPFEQIQKVQVVVTVLDYDKLGKNEAIGKIFVGSSATGTELRHWSDMLANPRRPIAQWHSLKPEEEVDALLGKNK is encoded by the exons ATGGGGGCCCCGTGGTATGCGCCTGGCTGCTGTCCCTGTCACAGGCTGTCCCCGCTGGGGCGGCAGAAAGGGGAGGGCACCGAAGTATGCAACTTAACGTGGGTTTACAACGCGGGGTGCGGCAGCAGGGCCGGGCCCCGACCCAGCTTTCTATCCCTGAGGGGTCGGGGCTGCCCGAGCGCCGCTGACCCCATCTCCCTGTGGGCAGTGCCCCCCTGGGCGCTGGGCGCCATCGCGGTGCTCCTGGGCCTTCTGCTCCTCGCCTGCTGCTTCTGCATCTGCAAGAAGTGCTgctggaagaagaagaagaacaagaaggAGAAGGGCAAGGGCGCCAAGAACGCCATGAACATGAAGGACATGAAGGGTGGCCAG GACGATGACGACGCCGAGACGGGCCTGACGGAGGGCGAGGGCGAGGGTGAGGCCGAGGAGCCGGAGAACCTGGGGAAGCTGCAGTTCTCCCTGGACTACGACTTCCAGGCCAACCAG CTCACCGTGGGCGTCCTGCAGGCCGCGGAGCTCCCCGCCCTGGACATGGGCGGCACCTCGGACCCTTATGTCAAGGTCTTCCTCCTTccagacaagaagaagaaatatgagACCAAAGTCCATCGGAAGACGCTGAACCCCGCCTTCAATGAGACTTTCACCTTCAAG GTGCcctaccaggagctggggggcaAGACCCTGGTGATGGCCATCTACGACTTTGACCGCTTCTCCAAACACGACATCATCGGGGAGGTGAAGGTGCCCATGAACACCGTGGACCTGGGGCAGCCCATCGAGGAGTGGAGGGACCTGCAGGGcggagagaaggaggag CCGGAGAAGCTGGGTGACATCTGCACCTCGTTGCGCTACGTGCCCACGGCTGGGAAGCTCACCGTCTGCATCCTGGAGGCCAAGAACCTCAAGAAGATGGACGTGGGTGGCCTTTCAG ACCCCTACGTGAAGATCCACCTGATGCAGAACGGCAAGAGGCTCAAGAAGAAGAAGACGACAGTGAAGAAGAAGACCCTGAACCCGTACTTCAACGAGTCCTTCAGCTTCGAGATCCCCTTCGAGCAGATCCAG AAAGTCCAGGTGGTGGTCACCGTGCTGGATTACGACAAGCTGGGCAAGAACGAAGCCATCGGCAAGATCTTCGTGGGCAGCAGCGCCACGGGCACGGAGCTGCGGCACTGGTCCGACATGCTGGCCAACCCCCGCCGGCCCATCGCCCAGTGGCACTCACTGAAGCCCGAGGAGGAGGTGGACGCGCTGCTGGGCAAGAACAAGTAG